In Pseudomonas fluorescens, the following are encoded in one genomic region:
- a CDS encoding aldehyde dehydrogenase — MTTLTRADWEQRARDLKIEGRAYINGEYTAAVSGETFECISPVDGRLLGKIASCDAADAQRAVENARATFNSGVWSRLAPTKRKSTMIRFAGLLKQHAEELALLETLDMGKPISDSLYIDVPGAAQALSWSGEAIDKIYDEVAATPHDQLGLVTREPVGVVGAIVPWNFPLMMACWKLGPALSTGNSVILKPSEKSPLTAIRIAELAVEAGIPKGVLNVLPGYGHTVGKALALHNDVDTLVFTGSTKIAKQLLIYSGESNMKRVWLEAGGKSPNIVFADAPNLQDAAEAAAGAIAFNQGEVCTAGSRLLVERSIKDKFLPLVIEALKTWKPGNPLDPATNVGALVDTQQMNTVLSYIESGHADGAKLVAGGKRTLQETGGTYVEPTIFDGVSNAMKIAQEEIFGPVLSVIAFDSAEEAIAIANDTPYGLAAAVWTADISKAHLTARALRAGSVWVNQYDGGDMTAPFGGFKQSGNGRDKSLHAFDKYTELKATWIKL, encoded by the coding sequence TGGCCGTCTGCTGGGCAAGATTGCCAGCTGTGACGCCGCCGATGCCCAGCGCGCCGTGGAAAACGCTCGCGCCACATTCAATTCCGGTGTCTGGTCGCGCCTGGCGCCGACCAAGCGCAAATCCACCATGATCCGTTTCGCCGGCCTGCTGAAACAGCACGCCGAAGAGCTGGCCCTGCTTGAAACCCTGGACATGGGTAAGCCGATCAGCGATTCCCTGTACATCGACGTTCCCGGCGCGGCGCAAGCCCTGAGCTGGAGCGGCGAAGCCATCGACAAGATCTACGACGAAGTCGCGGCCACCCCGCACGATCAGCTGGGTCTGGTGACTCGCGAGCCAGTGGGCGTGGTTGGCGCCATCGTGCCGTGGAACTTCCCGCTGATGATGGCGTGCTGGAAACTCGGTCCTGCGCTGTCCACCGGTAACTCGGTGATCCTCAAGCCGTCCGAAAAATCCCCGCTGACCGCCATCCGCATCGCCGAGCTGGCTGTCGAAGCCGGCATCCCGAAAGGCGTGCTGAACGTGCTGCCGGGTTATGGCCACACCGTCGGCAAGGCCTTGGCCCTGCACAACGACGTCGACACCCTGGTGTTTACCGGTTCGACCAAAATCGCCAAGCAACTGCTGATCTACTCCGGCGAGTCGAACATGAAGCGCGTCTGGCTCGAAGCCGGCGGCAAGAGCCCGAACATCGTGTTCGCCGATGCGCCGAACCTGCAAGACGCTGCCGAAGCGGCTGCGGGTGCCATCGCCTTCAACCAGGGCGAAGTCTGCACTGCTGGCTCACGCCTGCTGGTGGAGCGTTCGATCAAGGACAAATTCCTGCCGCTGGTGATCGAAGCACTGAAAACCTGGAAGCCGGGTAACCCGCTGGATCCGGCGACCAATGTTGGCGCGCTGGTCGATACCCAGCAGATGAATACCGTACTGTCCTACATCGAGTCTGGTCATGCCGACGGCGCCAAGCTGGTGGCCGGTGGCAAGCGTACGCTCCAGGAAACTGGCGGCACTTACGTTGAACCGACGATTTTCGATGGCGTGAGCAACGCGATGAAAATCGCCCAGGAAGAAATCTTCGGCCCGGTACTGTCGGTCATCGCATTCGACAGCGCCGAAGAAGCCATCGCGATCGCCAACGACACTCCGTACGGCCTGGCCGCTGCGGTCTGGACTGCGGACATTTCCAAGGCTCACCTCACCGCCCGTGCACTGCGTGCCGGTAGCGTATGGGTCAACCAGTATGACGGTGGCGACATGACCGCTCCGTTCGGTGGCTTCAAGCAGTCCGGCAACGGTCGTGACAAGTCCTTGCACGCGTTCGACAAATACACCGAGCTGAAGGCGACCTGGATCAAGTTGTAA
- a CDS encoding MFS transporter encodes MRWATYFAVLASVLSVGLALGVSMPLVSFRLESWGYGSFAIGVMAAMPAIGVLLGAKISSHLAARFGTANLMRLCLWAGAVSIGLLALLPSYPIWLVLRLMIGVILTLVFIIGESWINQLVVEQWRGRLVALYGSSYALSQLAGPVLLGFLGTEHDYGFWVGVGLLMAAPFLLLGRSGAPSSEASSVTLSDLLAFCRGLPAIAWAVSLFAAFEAMILTLLPVYCLRQGFTTEIALAMVSTVVVGDAVLQLPIGALADRLSRRALFTGCAVVLLMSSLAIPLLIDTLLIWSLWVLFGASAGGLFTLSLILIGERYRDDALVRANAHIAQLWGIGCLVGPLLAGAGSQWINGHALPLLMAVGALGVLIVVSRQGAFGTAQPA; translated from the coding sequence ATGCGTTGGGCGACGTATTTCGCCGTTTTGGCATCTGTCCTGAGTGTCGGCCTGGCCCTGGGTGTCAGCATGCCGCTGGTGTCGTTTCGCCTGGAAAGCTGGGGCTACGGCTCGTTTGCCATTGGCGTGATGGCGGCGATGCCGGCCATCGGCGTCCTGTTGGGGGCGAAAATCTCCAGCCATCTGGCGGCGCGATTCGGCACGGCCAATCTGATGCGCCTGTGCTTGTGGGCTGGGGCGGTTTCGATCGGTTTGCTGGCGCTGTTGCCGAGCTATCCGATCTGGTTGGTGCTGCGGCTGATGATCGGGGTGATCCTGACCCTCGTATTCATCATCGGTGAAAGCTGGATCAATCAACTGGTGGTCGAGCAATGGCGCGGGCGGTTGGTGGCACTGTATGGCAGCAGCTACGCCTTGAGTCAGCTGGCAGGGCCGGTGTTGCTGGGTTTCCTCGGTACCGAGCACGACTATGGCTTTTGGGTGGGCGTCGGTTTGCTGATGGCTGCTCCGTTTCTGTTGCTGGGGCGCAGTGGTGCGCCGAGCAGCGAGGCCAGCAGCGTGACCTTGAGTGATCTGCTCGCTTTCTGTCGTGGCCTGCCGGCGATTGCCTGGGCTGTGTCGTTGTTCGCTGCGTTCGAGGCGATGATTCTGACGTTGTTGCCGGTCTATTGCCTGCGCCAGGGCTTCACCACCGAGATCGCCCTGGCGATGGTCAGTACGGTGGTGGTCGGCGATGCGGTGCTGCAATTGCCGATTGGCGCGTTGGCCGATCGCTTGTCGCGGCGCGCGTTGTTCACCGGTTGTGCAGTGGTCCTGCTGATGTCGAGCCTGGCAATCCCGTTGCTGATCGACACGCTGCTGATCTGGTCCTTGTGGGTGCTGTTCGGTGCCAGCGCTGGCGGGTTGTTTACCTTGTCGTTGATTCTGATCGGCGAGCGTTATCGCGACGATGCGCTGGTGCGGGCTAACGCGCACATTGCTCAGCTGTGGGGGATTGGTTGCCTGGTCGGGCCGCTGCTGGCGGGTGCCGGCAGCCAGTGGATCAACGGCCATGCGTTGCCGTTGCTGATGGCGGTGGGGGCCTTGGGCGTGTTGATTGTGGTCTCGCGGCAAGGGGCGTTTGGCACTGCTCAGCCAGCCTGA